One Paenibacillus riograndensis SBR5 DNA segment encodes these proteins:
- a CDS encoding ABC transporter permease: MNTGSLWPTTLAELSKQHRNRSRGKVVFFSLLLWPALGFLTSYFTMKPYRSGTGSVLSQIIPDERIPLFLLSGYLVFQLFWTVVEAAWLFELERKGGTVEAVFLTPAPKMAFLYGRSLYSLFHGIWMFAVFSLLTFLFVSDASTVNWIALIPALLLIMAAAVIWGALLCAVSLFSRESSFLYYIFQTPMELFGGVRIPPSVFPVWATGLSALFPVTYSLILVRGALYGHIGTGWWRAFFILLAGSITLVFCTRYVLYRAEKHARKKGNWTLF; encoded by the coding sequence ATGAATACAGGCAGTTTATGGCCCACTACATTAGCTGAGCTCTCCAAACAGCACCGCAACCGCTCCAGAGGCAAGGTTGTTTTCTTTTCACTGCTGCTGTGGCCGGCGCTCGGCTTCCTGACCTCCTACTTCACCATGAAGCCGTACCGCAGCGGCACTGGCTCTGTACTCTCGCAAATCATTCCCGATGAGCGAATCCCTCTGTTTCTGCTGAGCGGCTATCTGGTATTTCAGCTGTTCTGGACAGTTGTCGAGGCGGCCTGGCTGTTCGAGCTGGAACGCAAGGGCGGTACTGTGGAGGCTGTCTTTCTGACACCAGCGCCCAAAATGGCTTTTCTGTACGGCCGTTCCCTGTATTCCCTGTTTCATGGGATCTGGATGTTCGCGGTTTTTTCGCTGCTGACCTTTCTGTTCGTCTCCGATGCTTCTACCGTGAACTGGATCGCCCTGATTCCTGCCCTGCTGCTGATTATGGCGGCGGCAGTCATCTGGGGCGCGCTGCTGTGCGCAGTCTCGCTGTTCTCGCGGGAATCTTCGTTTCTGTACTACATATTTCAGACTCCCATGGAGCTGTTCGGCGGGGTTCGCATTCCTCCTAGCGTATTCCCGGTCTGGGCCACCGGGCTGTCCGCGCTGTTTCCGGTCACCTACAGCCTGATTCTGGTACGCGGAGCCTTGTACGGCCATATCGGTACTGGCTGGTGGCGGGCGTTTTTTATCCTGCTGGCGGGCAGTATCACCCTTGTCTTCTGTACACGTTATGTGCTCTACCGGGCTGAAAAACACGCCCGCAAGAAAGGAAACTGGACTTTATTCTAG
- a CDS encoding ABC transporter permease yields MWQTVFATAARNQRANLRAFPWAFTLGHMIEGGYLVLVSYFSYVYLIQGDLDNRFALYAGSGNYLAYAIIGGALNVFSISMMMNVSRALITEWREGTLEALLLSPSSRNGYFLGTALQQFYRSGMVLLAVLVFGILAGMRLSAPPLLSAGIGGVLFILSCYAMALVLGSIMLYTRDTYIVQNTLFAVTTLLCGFQFPRQYLPGFLQTAGEVFPLTSSLQLLRRTLLTGEAIPLRDTLPALLLSLVYIAVGMWSNRLVERGLFEKHQA; encoded by the coding sequence GTGTGGCAAACCGTTTTTGCAACTGCAGCCAGGAACCAGAGAGCTAATCTCAGAGCTTTTCCCTGGGCTTTTACCCTGGGGCATATGATTGAAGGAGGGTACCTTGTTCTCGTCTCCTATTTCTCCTACGTCTATCTCATCCAGGGGGATTTGGATAACAGATTCGCACTCTATGCCGGAAGCGGCAATTATCTGGCTTACGCCATCATTGGCGGGGCACTGAATGTATTCTCCATCAGTATGATGATGAATGTGTCTAGAGCACTTATTACCGAATGGCGTGAAGGTACGCTGGAGGCGCTGCTGCTCTCCCCTTCCAGCCGGAACGGCTATTTTCTGGGCACGGCCCTTCAGCAGTTTTACCGCAGCGGAATGGTTCTGCTTGCTGTACTCGTATTCGGAATTTTAGCGGGAATGCGTCTCTCTGCACCTCCTCTGCTTTCGGCAGGGATAGGCGGGGTGCTTTTTATACTCTCCTGTTATGCTATGGCTCTGGTGCTGGGGAGCATCATGCTGTACACACGCGATACCTACATCGTTCAAAATACATTGTTCGCGGTAACCACGCTGCTGTGCGGCTTTCAGTTCCCGCGGCAATATTTGCCCGGATTTCTGCAGACGGCCGGTGAGGTGTTCCCGCTGACCTCTTCCCTCCAGCTTCTGCGGAGAACGCTCCTTACGGGTGAAGCGATCCCGCTGCGTGACACACTGCCGGCACTTCTGCTTAGCCTGGTATACATAGCTGTGGGGATGTGGAGCAACCGTCTGGTGGAACGGGGATTATTTGAGAAGCATCAAGCATGA
- a CDS encoding nitrogenase component 1: MSKLIEQPRYSCALGVQQSVIAIQRAVPVVHAGPGCSTKIHGFLGQGEGYAGGSTIPCTNSSEAEIVFGGEGKLRSVIDGAFKVIDADLYVVLTGCTSDIVGDDVGQVTRDFQDLGQPVVYVETGGFKSNNYVSHDLVIQAIVKQYVDKYAVDKDQMIPGLVNVFASVPYQDPYWIGNLQELKRILTGIGLKPNVLFGPESGGVDEWLSIPRAEFNIVVSAWPGLKSAELLENKYGTPFYHFPYLPVGGIETGRFLREVADFSSVDRAAAEAFILDEERKFYAHIERTADFMLEFRYGLPRVFYTMLDATYAVGFAKYLLNELGILPAETQYVVDNTPEEYRAGIAEQFRKISSRRSAKVEFVEDGGAIQEDIRQKKPKQRALILGSGWERDLADELGADLLPVSVPVTYRLLLNCGYAGYNGGLRLIEDIYDRVLNTYR, translated from the coding sequence ATGTCGAAGCTTATTGAGCAGCCGCGTTACTCCTGTGCCCTTGGTGTGCAGCAGTCGGTGATTGCGATCCAGCGTGCGGTACCGGTAGTCCATGCGGGGCCCGGCTGCAGCACCAAAATTCATGGCTTCCTCGGCCAAGGTGAGGGCTATGCGGGGGGCAGTACCATTCCTTGCACGAATTCCAGCGAGGCGGAAATTGTTTTTGGCGGGGAAGGAAAGCTGCGGAGCGTCATTGACGGGGCTTTTAAAGTGATCGATGCCGATCTGTATGTGGTGCTTACCGGCTGCACCTCTGATATTGTGGGGGATGATGTGGGCCAGGTCACCCGTGATTTTCAGGATTTGGGCCAACCGGTGGTGTATGTCGAGACCGGAGGCTTCAAAAGCAACAATTATGTCAGCCATGATCTGGTCATCCAAGCGATCGTGAAACAGTATGTGGATAAGTATGCAGTGGATAAGGATCAGATGATTCCCGGGCTGGTCAATGTTTTTGCTTCCGTGCCTTATCAGGACCCCTACTGGATCGGCAATCTGCAGGAGCTGAAGCGGATACTTACCGGTATCGGCCTGAAGCCTAATGTGCTGTTCGGTCCGGAATCCGGCGGGGTGGACGAATGGCTGTCGATCCCCCGGGCGGAGTTCAATATTGTGGTGTCGGCATGGCCCGGACTGAAAAGCGCGGAGCTGCTGGAGAACAAATACGGTACCCCCTTTTATCATTTTCCCTATCTGCCTGTCGGCGGAATTGAAACCGGACGTTTCCTGAGGGAAGTGGCGGACTTCAGCAGCGTGGACAGGGCGGCGGCAGAAGCTTTTATTCTGGATGAGGAACGGAAGTTCTACGCTCATATTGAACGGACGGCGGATTTCATGCTGGAATTCCGTTACGGGCTGCCGCGTGTGTTCTACACCATGCTGGATGCAACTTACGCGGTTGGATTCGCCAAATATTTATTGAATGAGCTGGGCATTCTTCCGGCGGAAACGCAATATGTCGTCGACAATACGCCGGAGGAATACCGTGCAGGTATAGCGGAGCAGTTCCGGAAGATTTCTTCCAGACGCTCGGCCAAGGTGGAGTTTGTGGAAGACGGGGGAGCCATTCAAGAGGATATCCGCCAAAAAAAGCCGAAGCAGCGCGCGCTGATCCTCGGCAGCGGCTGGGAGCGTGATCTGGCGGATGAGCTGGGCGCTGATCTTCTGCCAGTCAGTGTGCCGGTCACCTACAGGCTGCTCCTGAACTGCGGTTATGCCGGGTACAATGGCGGCCTGCGGCTGATTGAGGATATTTATGACCGGGTGCTGAACACGTACCGCTGA
- a CDS encoding nitrogenase component 1 — MSKVNLNTPEVPVRELRLGSITGFAGTAAGLLSCSNNGGMKDGSRSFSQCMGCSSGNAFCQLSMITDAAMVNHAPVGCAGDFFGYNFVYRVGQMERNLPPVIGRYFNTNIEEMDTVFGGARKLEATIKLAYERVKPNAIFVTTSCASGIIGDDVESVTNKMTKELGIPVVTCFCEGFKSKIWTSGFDSAYHSIVRKIVKPPEKKTNKVNIINFWGSDVFSGLLNKLGYEADYIVPFSTVAQLERISEAAATIQICPTLGTYLGAALEQVYGVPEIKAPVAYGVAGTDAWMRELGRVLDREQEIEDIIAEEKAAVLPQLEAYRAKLAGTTCYITAGSAHGHALIALLRELGINVQGAAIFHHDPVYDNGDPAADMLDHTVKTYGDVPNYNVCNKQAYELANILNRVCPDLMIARHGGMTHWGAKLGIPTLLIGDEHFSWGYRGLLNYAERILETLDNREFVTNLAKHSTMPYTKWWMEQNPYTFLGGNVHVEAY, encoded by the coding sequence ATGAGCAAAGTAAACTTGAACACCCCCGAGGTTCCGGTCCGCGAGCTGCGCCTGGGGTCGATTACCGGATTCGCCGGTACAGCGGCCGGGCTGTTAAGCTGCTCCAATAACGGCGGTATGAAGGACGGATCGCGCTCGTTCAGCCAATGTATGGGCTGCAGCTCCGGCAACGCCTTTTGCCAATTGTCGATGATTACGGATGCGGCCATGGTCAATCACGCCCCCGTAGGCTGTGCCGGAGATTTCTTCGGCTACAATTTCGTCTACCGTGTAGGCCAGATGGAGCGTAACCTGCCTCCGGTAATCGGACGCTATTTCAATACGAACATCGAAGAGATGGATACGGTCTTTGGCGGAGCCCGCAAGCTGGAGGCCACCATCAAGCTCGCGTATGAGCGGGTGAAGCCGAACGCTATTTTTGTGACCACTTCCTGCGCTTCGGGGATTATCGGCGATGATGTGGAGAGTGTTACGAACAAAATGACCAAGGAGCTGGGCATTCCGGTCGTGACCTGCTTCTGCGAAGGCTTCAAATCTAAAATCTGGACCTCCGGCTTCGATTCCGCCTACCATTCGATTGTCCGCAAAATTGTGAAACCGCCGGAAAAGAAAACGAACAAGGTCAATATCATCAACTTCTGGGGCAGCGATGTGTTCTCCGGCCTGCTGAACAAGCTGGGCTATGAAGCGGATTATATTGTGCCGTTCTCGACTGTAGCCCAGCTGGAGCGGATTTCCGAGGCTGCGGCGACAATTCAAATCTGCCCGACGCTGGGAACCTATCTGGGGGCTGCATTGGAGCAGGTCTATGGCGTTCCCGAGATTAAGGCACCTGTCGCTTATGGTGTGGCAGGCACCGATGCCTGGATGCGCGAGCTTGGCCGGGTGCTGGACCGGGAGCAGGAGATTGAAGACATCATCGCTGAGGAAAAAGCGGCTGTTCTCCCGCAGCTTGAAGCGTACAGAGCCAAGCTGGCGGGGACGACCTGCTACATTACCGCGGGTTCAGCCCACGGCCATGCCTTGATCGCGCTGCTGCGTGAGCTTGGAATCAATGTGCAGGGCGCGGCGATTTTTCATCATGATCCCGTATACGACAATGGCGATCCGGCGGCAGATATGCTGGATCATACGGTCAAAACTTATGGGGATGTTCCGAATTACAATGTCTGCAACAAGCAGGCCTATGAACTGGCTAATATTCTGAACCGTGTCTGTCCCGACCTGATGATTGCCCGCCATGGCGGCATGACCCATTGGGGAGCCAAGCTGGGCATACCGACACTGCTTATTGGGGATGAGCATTTCAGCTGGGGCTATCGGGGCTTGCTGAACTATGCGGAACGTATCCTGGAAACGCTGGACAACCGGGAATTTGTGACGAACTTAGCCAAACACAGCACGATGCCTTACACCAAATGGTGGATGGAGCAGAATCCGTACACTTTCCTGGGAGGCAATGTTCATGTCGAAGCTTATTGA
- a CDS encoding ABC transporter substrate-binding protein, protein MKNKKKLPAVLLATSALLAATACANTASEKNASSNNHNHSVNGTAVAPSAPAGNASGTNGSKAAPASYKYGKLKIQALSGAVCGAPSYVAYEKGFFAEEGLDVELVSGSMDAMKTGLTTGEFTVTNGDFVWFTSIQQGLDLKVIGGLHHGCIKLVVPPGSSIKTAADLKGKRIGVDEIGGVPMAVASVVLTNAGLDPQKDAEWLAYPLDQLQEGVKKGEIDAYAAWDPFGKLAEVNDGYTVLADISTDHNFAGKSCCFLYASGKQIKKDPERVAAIARAYQKAAAWIAGHPEETAKLEIDKKYVATDDIKLVTDLIKSYHFNYTTDAAREDIRYFVKQFSQTGFLKKDTDPEAFLKSAYYDVFGAKQ, encoded by the coding sequence ATGAAAAATAAGAAAAAACTGCCTGCGGTTCTGCTGGCCACCTCTGCACTGCTGGCCGCCACAGCTTGCGCCAATACTGCTTCTGAGAAAAATGCATCGTCTAACAACCATAATCATTCAGTGAATGGAACGGCTGTTGCTCCTAGTGCACCGGCAGGCAATGCCTCGGGCACGAACGGCAGCAAAGCCGCTCCGGCCAGCTATAAATACGGCAAGCTCAAAATCCAGGCGCTCAGCGGAGCGGTCTGCGGCGCACCGAGCTACGTGGCGTATGAAAAGGGTTTTTTTGCCGAAGAAGGTCTGGATGTTGAACTGGTCAGCGGTTCGATGGATGCGATGAAAACAGGGCTGACCACTGGCGAATTCACGGTCACTAACGGTGACTTTGTGTGGTTTACCTCAATCCAGCAGGGCCTTGATCTCAAGGTCATCGGGGGACTGCATCACGGCTGCATCAAGCTGGTGGTCCCTCCCGGTTCAAGCATTAAGACTGCGGCTGATCTGAAGGGCAAAAGAATTGGTGTCGATGAAATCGGGGGTGTGCCGATGGCCGTTGCAAGTGTTGTTTTGACCAATGCCGGGCTGGACCCGCAAAAGGATGCAGAGTGGCTTGCGTATCCGCTGGATCAGCTGCAGGAAGGGGTTAAGAAAGGCGAGATCGATGCCTATGCGGCGTGGGACCCGTTCGGCAAGCTGGCAGAGGTCAATGACGGTTATACCGTACTGGCGGATATCTCAACCGATCATAATTTTGCCGGCAAAAGCTGCTGCTTCCTCTACGCCTCCGGCAAACAAATCAAGAAAGATCCGGAACGTGTCGCTGCCATCGCCCGTGCCTATCAGAAAGCCGCTGCCTGGATTGCCGGGCACCCGGAAGAAACCGCCAAGCTGGAGATTGATAAGAAGTATGTGGCCACCGATGATATAAAGCTCGTGACCGATCTGATTAAGAGCTATCATTTCAATTACACTACCGATGCCGCCCGGGAGGATATCCGCTATTTCGTGAAGCAGTTCAGCCAAACCGGATTCCTCAAAAAGGACACGGACCCTGAGGCCTTTCTGAAATCGGCTTACTATGATGTGTTTGGAGCAAAGCAATGA
- a CDS encoding ABC transporter ATP-binding protein — protein MSEAQAQAKVGRGAVEIRGVSRIYEEASGQKFIALKEIDLELAPGSFVSFIGPSGCGKTTLMRLIAGLDDCTTGEITLDGARIQGTHYERGYVFQQANLFPWMNIRQNIAAGLKARRVYQQNRKKPDEYLELVGLSGFGNAYPHQVSGGMAQRASLARALINEPKVLMLDEPLGALDAFTRMNLQDELLRLWRLRGTTMILVTHDVDEAVYLSGRIVVMSSRPGQIKEIVEVGMAHPRDRNSQEFIHLRSRILETLHFAGSSKSLEYYL, from the coding sequence ATGAGCGAAGCGCAGGCTCAGGCCAAAGTGGGCAGAGGTGCTGTGGAAATCCGCGGAGTAAGCCGAATCTATGAAGAAGCATCCGGCCAGAAATTTATTGCGCTGAAAGAGATTGACCTTGAACTTGCTCCAGGCTCCTTCGTCTCCTTCATCGGCCCGAGCGGATGCGGCAAAACCACTCTGATGCGCCTGATCGCCGGGCTTGACGATTGCACAACCGGTGAGATCACCCTTGACGGCGCGCGGATTCAAGGCACGCATTATGAACGGGGATATGTGTTCCAGCAGGCCAACCTGTTCCCGTGGATGAATATCCGCCAGAATATCGCCGCCGGATTGAAGGCGAGAAGGGTGTACCAGCAGAACCGCAAGAAGCCGGATGAATATCTTGAGCTGGTTGGACTCAGCGGCTTCGGCAATGCTTATCCGCATCAGGTATCGGGCGGCATGGCACAGCGTGCCTCACTGGCCCGGGCGCTGATTAATGAGCCGAAGGTACTGATGCTGGATGAGCCGCTCGGGGCGCTGGATGCGTTTACCCGGATGAATCTGCAGGATGAGTTGCTCCGGCTGTGGAGGCTGCGCGGCACGACGATGATTCTCGTCACCCATGATGTGGATGAGGCGGTCTATCTCAGCGGCAGAATCGTCGTGATGTCCTCAAGACCTGGGCAGATCAAGGAGATTGTAGAAGTGGGAATGGCGCATCCGCGTGACCGGAACAGCCAGGAGTTTATACATTTGCGTTCCAGAATTCTGGAAACCCTGCACTTCGCGGGTAGCAGCAAGAGCTTGGAGTATTACCTGTAG
- a CDS encoding O-acetylhomoserine aminocarboxypropyltransferase/cysteine synthase family protein, whose translation MTDKKLGFDTLKVRAGYDSREHNYAVAVPIYQTASYDLGSVERGEKLFGMEEPGYLYTRIGNPTVAVLEQRLTALDKGTGAVAVASGMAAVTYALLNLAEGGGRILTTPRLYGGTFDALKHLYPKFGVHVDFVEDSDDPEAFRRDIGPDTKAILVESISNPNSTVLDIEAIAEAAHDNGIPLVIDNTFGTPYLFDSFAHGADIVIYSATKAIGGHGTTLGGVILENGNFNWANGRFPHFEEPQYLLREAETGRERSILEVFPDAPFTARVRLNYLAYFGAVLGPFDAFLLLQGIETLSERISKQVANALRIVDYLQKHDQVSWVSHPVAEGNPYKGLADKYFPKGAGSIFTFGFNGSEEQSRIFLNAVKLFSYHANVGDARSLIINSPKTTHGELNPEDQKAAGIAPETIRLSIGLEDADDLIRDLEQAFATAFVESLV comes from the coding sequence ATGACTGACAAAAAGCTGGGCTTCGACACCCTGAAGGTGCGGGCCGGTTACGATTCGCGGGAGCATAATTATGCGGTGGCTGTGCCGATCTACCAGACAGCATCCTATGATTTGGGAAGTGTGGAGCGGGGGGAAAAGCTGTTCGGGATGGAAGAGCCCGGCTATCTGTATACCAGGATCGGCAATCCGACGGTTGCCGTGCTGGAACAGCGCCTTACAGCACTGGACAAAGGCACAGGGGCGGTAGCTGTAGCTTCCGGCATGGCGGCTGTAACCTATGCGCTGCTGAATCTGGCGGAAGGCGGAGGCCGGATTCTGACCACGCCACGGCTCTACGGCGGGACGTTTGATGCGCTGAAGCATCTGTATCCGAAATTCGGTGTCCACGTGGATTTTGTGGAGGATTCCGATGATCCGGAAGCGTTCCGGAGGGATATAGGCCCGGACACGAAGGCCATTCTGGTCGAGAGCATCAGCAACCCCAATTCCACGGTACTGGATATTGAAGCGATCGCAGAGGCTGCGCATGACAACGGTATTCCGCTTGTGATTGACAATACTTTTGGTACTCCCTATTTGTTTGATTCGTTCGCCCATGGGGCAGACATCGTGATTTATTCGGCGACCAAAGCGATTGGCGGACATGGGACTACACTCGGCGGGGTGATTCTGGAGAACGGCAATTTTAACTGGGCTAATGGCAGGTTCCCGCATTTTGAGGAGCCGCAGTATTTGCTGCGGGAAGCAGAAACCGGCCGGGAGCGGAGCATTCTGGAAGTGTTCCCGGATGCGCCTTTCACGGCGAGAGTCCGGCTCAATTATCTGGCGTACTTCGGCGCTGTACTGGGTCCCTTCGATGCTTTTCTGCTCCTTCAGGGGATAGAGACGTTATCCGAGCGGATCTCCAAGCAGGTGGCCAATGCCCTTCGCATTGTGGACTACTTGCAGAAGCATGACCAAGTAAGCTGGGTGAGCCATCCCGTTGCAGAGGGGAACCCTTACAAGGGGCTGGCGGATAAATATTTCCCGAAGGGTGCCGGCTCTATCTTCACTTTTGGTTTTAACGGCAGTGAGGAACAGAGCCGCATCTTTCTCAATGCGGTGAAGCTGTTCAGCTACCATGCCAATGTGGGGGATGCCCGGTCGCTGATTATCAATTCCCCCAAAACCACACACGGGGAGCTGAATCCCGAAGACCAGAAGGCAGCGGGAATTGCACCGGAAACGATCCGGCTGTCCATCGGTCTGGAGGATGCGGACGATCTGATCCGGGATCTGGAGCAGGCTTTTGCCACAGCGTTTGTGGAATCTCTGGTATAA
- a CDS encoding ABC transporter ATP-binding protein has translation MIQMNEVTKIYETKNRLGLFRAETRTVTAVQSLTLSIAKGEIVGLLGLNGAGKTTTIRMLSTLLDPTSGSIEIDGMPMADNRRTVQQKVNMIAGGERMLYWRLTGRENLQYFGRLYGLNAAEIRSLSDLLLAEVGLTEAADQPVEQYSKGMKQRLQIARGLINDPEYLFLDEPTLGLDAPIARQLRGTVRSLAKEHGKGILLTSHYLQEVEELCDRVYVLNRGRLLLCDKPDAIVTKVAGLQTAHLQVSGWDEALRPLLQEHLGKLGHPAELISGVKGSDGNSGSQSEDSYRISVRSTSADMLITELLPWTTQYGLRINGFTCDKPNLEDAIILLSEGRVS, from the coding sequence ATGATCCAAATGAATGAAGTGACCAAAATATATGAAACCAAAAACAGGCTCGGACTCTTCCGCGCGGAAACCCGGACCGTGACCGCCGTCCAATCCCTGACACTGAGCATCGCCAAAGGTGAGATTGTGGGGCTTTTGGGTCTGAACGGCGCCGGCAAAACCACAACCATCCGCATGCTGTCCACTTTGCTCGACCCCACCTCAGGGAGCATTGAGATCGACGGAATGCCCATGGCAGACAACCGCCGCACTGTGCAGCAAAAAGTCAACATGATTGCCGGTGGCGAACGCATGCTGTACTGGAGGCTCACCGGCCGGGAAAATCTGCAGTATTTCGGCCGGCTCTACGGGCTGAATGCTGCGGAGATCCGCAGCTTAAGCGACTTGCTGCTGGCCGAAGTGGGACTCACGGAAGCAGCAGATCAGCCTGTGGAGCAATACTCCAAAGGGATGAAGCAGCGTCTGCAAATTGCCCGCGGCCTGATCAACGATCCTGAGTATTTATTTTTGGATGAACCAACGCTGGGTCTGGATGCGCCGATTGCAAGACAGCTTCGCGGTACTGTGCGCAGCCTCGCCAAAGAGCATGGCAAAGGCATCCTGCTGACCAGCCATTATCTTCAGGAGGTTGAAGAACTGTGTGACCGGGTCTACGTGCTGAACCGCGGCAGGCTGCTGCTGTGTGACAAGCCTGATGCGATCGTCACGAAGGTTGCGGGACTGCAGACCGCCCACCTGCAGGTTAGCGGATGGGATGAGGCACTGCGCCCGCTGCTGCAGGAGCACCTCGGCAAGCTGGGACATCCGGCAGAGCTGATCAGCGGAGTGAAGGGCAGTGATGGAAACTCCGGCAGCCAGTCTGAGGATTCTTACCGAATTTCCGTGCGGTCCACCTCTGCCGACATGCTGATTACCGAGCTGCTTCCCTGGACCACGCAATACGGACTTCGGATTAACGGCTTCACTTGCGACAAGCCCAATCTGGAGGACGCGATTATCCTGCTCTCGGAAGGAAGGGTATCATGA
- a CDS encoding ABC transporter permease, with amino-acid sequence MSIADRNLALGSRIRTRSTATFPDWLRAVLPTLSFGAALAVSVVIPTRQEVDLLPYRIVLLAFIGYFALRISFSRLSSKRWQKVLYGAPFYSVLGVALAVWDLLTTKLDWLPLPFVPGLAQIIRVMTEDANTLLISTAYSLRLLVIGFLIGSFIGIVLGVLIGWYRKWSYWMFPVLKVMGVVPATALIPIAMIVVPSSFYAGVLLIVIAVCFPVAFMTSVGIANVQNTYFEAARTLGADERFLIFRVAIPGAMPSIFSGIYTATGISFATLVVSEMIGAKAGLGWYINWAKGWSNYAKVYVSIIIMAVTFSMVMAVIFRVRDRVLKWQKGLVK; translated from the coding sequence ATGAGTATTGCCGACCGGAATCTGGCACTGGGCAGCCGCATCCGGACCCGCAGTACGGCAACCTTTCCCGATTGGCTGCGTGCTGTGCTCCCCACATTGTCTTTTGGTGCTGCTCTGGCGGTGAGCGTGGTGATTCCAACGCGCCAGGAGGTAGATCTGCTGCCTTACCGGATTGTGCTGCTGGCGTTCATTGGTTATTTTGCGCTTCGGATCTCTTTCAGCAGATTAAGCAGTAAAAGATGGCAAAAGGTATTGTACGGAGCCCCTTTTTATTCGGTGCTGGGTGTGGCGTTGGCGGTCTGGGATCTGCTGACAACGAAGCTGGATTGGCTGCCGCTGCCGTTTGTGCCGGGGCTGGCGCAGATTATTCGAGTGATGACAGAGGATGCGAATACACTGCTGATCAGCACAGCGTACTCCTTGCGGCTGCTGGTTATCGGCTTTCTGATCGGCAGCTTTATCGGGATTGTGCTGGGTGTGCTGATCGGATGGTACCGCAAATGGAGCTATTGGATGTTTCCGGTACTTAAGGTCATGGGTGTGGTTCCAGCCACAGCGCTGATTCCGATTGCGATGATTGTGGTGCCCTCCAGTTTTTACGCCGGAGTGCTGCTGATTGTGATTGCAGTATGTTTCCCCGTGGCGTTCATGACAAGTGTGGGGATCGCCAATGTGCAGAATACGTATTTCGAAGCGGCGCGGACGTTGGGGGCGGATGAACGGTTTCTGATTTTCCGTGTGGCGATTCCCGGGGCTATGCCCTCCATCTTCAGCGGGATTTATACGGCCACAGGGATATCCTTTGCTACGCTGGTGGTTTCGGAAATGATTGGGGCGAAGGCGGGGCTTGGCTGGTACATCAACTGGGCGAAGGGCTGGTCCAATTACGCCAAGGTGTATGTGTCGATCATTATTATGGCGGTAACCTTCTCGATGGTGATGGCGGTTATTTTCCGGGTCAGGGACCGGGTATTGAAATGGCAAAAGGGGCTGGTGAAATGA